CTGACCCACAGGGGTACAGCTTTCAGTGATGTCTGACTGGCAGGATCACCACTGGAGAAACTCACAGGGACCTCAATGAATCAGGTCCCTGTTTGGGTGCCAGATGTAGCATTGTGGCACTACTGAGGCCCTTGGAGCATCCAGCACTCATGAGCCCAAAGCTCACTGCTACCTTAGAAAGCCGAGAGAATAAGCAGGATGGGTCTTCATATGATCTCCTGCAAAGTGGGTTTATTGGTACACGAACAGGGTACACAGCTGAACAGGGTCCAGGGACGAATACAGAATGTAGGCTGAGGGAAAAGGGCCTTATATGGGGTAGTGAGGGTGGAGCTGAGGGTCAGGGCACAATGgatatgggggaaaatggaggggtCAGAGGTCAGGTCAACCAATAGGGAAACAAGGGTGAAGGAACACAGCAAACTAGGGCTAATGGCgggacagagagagaagagCATTCTAGGGCTAAACAAAGGTAGGCATTAGGAGTTGAACTAGGGTAATTAGGCCAATGGGCTAATGGGGTAACATAACGTGACATAAATCATATGTCTGCAAAGATCTATGGGAGAAGAAAGTGTCTCACCCTAACCTGAAAGCCTATTCGTCTTATCTGGAACCAGTCCTCCATGTCTGGGAGATTGAGACTCTGatggcagggctctgggcctCCACATatcctcacagctggcccagggcaggtctggagtgGTCTTGGTGGCAGCTTGGACTTGGCACAAACTTGAGGAGGGTGTCTGTTTTCAACAGGGAGCTTAGGAGTTTCAGattactaaaataaataaagaaaaccccCTCTTTGCCTGACTGCAGCCAGTTCTCCAAGCTAAGCTGACcccaggtgagtgaggagagacAGGATGGGGTTTGGAAATGTGGAGCAAGGCTCTCCACACTGGGTCAGATCTCAAGACACAGCTTCTCAGAGCAGGCCAGACCTCCTTAGGAAAGCCCCTGGGTCTATCAGTCACAGAATGCTGCTATCATTTCTTCTCTAAAGAGAACATACACCCTTAAAACAGGAATGTGGATTTATTAGAAgctatttgaaatatttctctgtaaCAATAGAAAAAGAACTTCCTAGTGAACTGCACTACAATGGAGgaaatcaaagcaaaaccaTGGTTTGCCAGGAGTGCTTGATAATTATGAGCCCCAGGGTGCATTaggagctgagccctggaacctcagggcctgagaggagattgcacaaacctttccaggagtcaaagacggacaaaaatcccaaagtttCTTGAGGCATGAATGGGTCCCTCTGAGGTCCATccccaacacaggctcctcatggactccttggaggagagaattggaggccaggatTGCATGAAATCCTCTAAGAGACTCAgtgcagaaaggaaaatccaaagtaccttaaaaaccttgaatatctcaaagtattaatgagcACTACTgggtgtcagtacaaagctctcaagggactcattaaagaagaaaattgggGCCATGATTACACAAAACTCTCGCAGAGTttgtatcaaaagggaaacaccaagtaccttaaaaaatctgaagtaccctgaagtattaatgagccccactgagtgttgttactgacaaagcctctccagggactaattacagcagataattggaggccatgattgcagaAACCTCTCAGacactccaaggcaaaagcaaaacccaaagtcctttgaaaaacctgcacagaggctcctggcccagaggcagctcctggcaaggccagcgctgcagagagacagctctgcccaggagcagctcctgtgcacagcccagcagggctggggcactgcctgcagccaccccgggcacagcacagaggcacagaaggGTTAaactcagcctgggctgggagcacagagcagagctcactcGGGGTTCACTAGAGCAGAAATCGTCCCAGGTTTGAAACAGTCATTCTCTGGCTGTGggaagagaagctgcagttcctgcagggatctcctggagctggcacatccCACAGCTTTGAGGACCTTTCAGGAGgactcagagctgctccagggcagggctgtggccctagggcagggctggctttccctgctgccccagcccaggcacagcccaaggcagctcctgttgccaggctctgctgcagggctgagcagccggggctgcagccaggggtgcccagggctgtcgtgcagagcagggtcctgcagcccagggcgctgtgctgggccagggactctgctgcctgccagggacagctctcagccgGCCCGGggagctgctctcagtgctggggagaagctctggggggaaggagccaccctgagcagggcaggggcagctgctgagaggggctgggtggggcagggctgctcccagctccagaccagcctgggcacagctccagagagcaCTTCCCAAAGAAGGTAAGCCAGGGATTGCTGTAAAGATCAGGAGCTTTCCTGAGAGtgtttcaattttctttttggagaaggatgggaattttggggtgatgacaaaaagatttttgctttttatacattttgAATGTATTCATAGTTCTGTAAATTACTATTATATAGTTATAAAACTATAATCCTTACTCTAGTAAACTCTTAACCAACTCTGTTAAATCACTATTATATACTTATATAACCATAATCCTTAATTAGCACTAGTGTGTTTCCTAACCTTTCTCTtagattttagaaaaatagaCATTTTAGACTGTCTAAATATATTCCTGAAATACTGTGTAGTCTTATTATCAGGAAGAGGACCTATaggaacatttttttaattgaccagaatgtgagcagtcacaacaaatatttttggCAAAGAAGCCTTTGGACCTAATCCAACAGTTTGTACCAGGGGTGTGTAACTAGGGAAACTGAATCTCCTATTAGATGTTCCtgttaaattttctttattaatcAACCTTAATAAATTGTGTAAATCAGGGCCCGGGTGTGCCCCATCCCCACTGGGATGCCTGGAAGCTTCCAATAAATGTCTGGTTTTTACTTTACTGTTCTAACACTGTTgcaagtgggttttttttctctttggattaTAGACAACAGGGGGATGAGAGAAGCAGAACAGGAATTataatcccagaatcacagaacattctgagttgaaagggacacacaggatCACCAAAGGAGTGTTTGAACATTTACAGAGACTCCAGAACTGTAACTTTGGGTGGTCAGtctctctgctgggaggctcCCAAAGggccctcagccactcctcagccctggacagcagcagcatcacctctgcagggcccagcagggctctcctgagctgcccttggcagctgcacacagagcctgccccagccagggccctgcacacaggcaggtttctgtagggccccagccagggcacacaggctgggatgggctctgtgagtgctggcagggacaaggctcctCTCAGGAGGGAATGTCCAGGCCCAGGGAGATGCTCAGAGAAGGACAGGGGGCtgaagagagcagtgctggggcaggatgAGGGCACTGTTGGTGTGTGGGAGGTgccgggcacagctgggcatggGAACACTGTCCTGAGTGCCCGgctgtctctgccctgccctctcagGCACAGCACCACAACATCTTCTCTTggttctgccctgccctgataTTGTCACTGttatctgctgctctcagggaggctctggcatttgcagcagctgagtcaGGCTCTGTCCTTGGcattcctgccaggcaggggtgtccatgggaatggggtgtCCAAGCTTgcctggcacctgtggggctgtgggcaaagcagtccatgggaaaggggaatgagctgagccccctccctTGGATCCCATCatgtgcacagccagggatctccttgctgtgcccttccaagatctgagctgccctcctgggtgcaaatctgtgccagagcctctgggAGTTCCCTGACTGTCCCAcggggaagggcagagctgccacagctgaggaaaTGCTGTTGGGTTTGCCCAGGGAGCCGTGAGTGTCCTTGGCACAAGGGGGTGCTGAGACCTTGCCCAGAGACCTTTAGGGAGGGTGAGACAttcagggatccctctgctctgggcagggtctgGTTTGTCCCAGGGTGACCCGGGAGTGTGACTGTGCTCTGATTGCAGCCAAAGGTGCaaagccagggcagctgggaacAACCCCATCCAGCCCCTCATCTTCCCTCAGCCACAGGGAATCTTTGCCTCTCACATCTGTCAGTGGCAAACTCTgagtgcagcagaaatgctgggGTTTTCTGACCTCAGCCAGGAACGATGTGTGGGTAGGAAAACAATTCCTAAAACAAACTCCTGCCATCCATGACATATAGAAATGAGAGTGCAGATGCTACCAAGCCTTTCTGCATTCAGAGTGATTCCCCTGACAAATCCTGAATATCCAtccttgtccctctgccacATGGCCATAAACCGAGGGCAGGGGGGCAGGGATGGCTTCAAGAGAGCCCTCACGCACAGGCCTGGCTGCTCCTAGCACACTCAGCCAGCACAACTGGAGCTCAGGAAGAGACCTGGGTGAAGGTTTTCCCGGAACATGAACAAGGATGGGTGAATCCCAGTGGGACAGTCTGCAGGGAATGGCCCAGGTTTGGCTCAAAGCAACCTCTCCTGACTTGTCACTGTCCTTTCTCCATGAACAGGtccccatgcccagccccagcaaatgtccaacagcagctccatcaggcacttcctcctgctggcattggcagacacgcagcagctgcagctcctgcacttctgcctctttctgagcatctccctggctgccctcctgggcaacggcctcatcatcagcacCGTAGCCTGTGgtcaccacctgcacacgcccatgttcttcttcctgctcaatcTGGCCTTCagtgacctgggctccatctgcaccactgtccccaaagccatgcgcaattccctctgggacaccagaaacatctcctacacaggatgtgctgctcagctatttttctttctgttcttcatctcagcagagtatttcctcctgaccatcatAAGCCACGACCGGTACATGTCCgtctgcaaacccctgcactatgggaccctcctgggcagcagagcttgtgcccacatggcagcagctgcctgggccagtgccttccTCTATTCAGTGCTTCACACAGCCTATACATTTTCACTGCCCCTGTGCAATGGTAATGCCCTGAATCAGTTCTTCTGtaaaatcccacagatcctcaagctctcctgctctaAATCCTATCTCAGGGAACTTGGGCTTCTTACACTTAGCATGTGTTTGATATTTGGCTtctttgtgttcattgttttcccCTATGTTCAGATCTTCAGGGTCGTGCTGAgaatcccctctgagcagggatggcacaaagccttttccacctgcctccctcacctggctgttgTTTCCGTGTTGGTAAGCACTGTAGCAGTTGCCTACCAGAAGCcttcctccatgtcctccccatccctggatctggccctgtcagttctgtactcagtggtgcctccagccccgaaccccctcatctacagccgAAGGAACCAGGaactcaaggctgcagtgtggagactgatgactggatgctttcaggaacattaaactgctggctAATTCCTGCAAGtcacttttaataaaaatcatcTTTGATACTTCTtgttggtttcattttggaGGTTGCATTTCTTTGTTAAGCTTTTTTAATCATATCTAGAAATAAATGCCattgtttgtgccatttctcttatttttttctctccaccttccctgTGGCTAAAGACTGTGTCAAGGAGGGGCTGTACTCTCGGTGGCTTTAAAGGAACTAAAGGATTTTCCAGCAAATCttcctgcagagatgcccttttgttgccttctctgcagctgcagcagcaatgtctgtgtccagagctgggggcagaacagtgctggcacagcagctctgctcctgctggccacaccactCCGGATccagccaggagccattggccttcttggccacctgggcacactgctggctcatgtccagcctgctgtccaccagtccctgcaggtccctttctgcctggctgctgtccagccactctgtccccagcctgtagcactgagGCCAAATTGCAGGTCCTGGCACTTGGAtttgttaaacctcaccttgttggattcATCCTCTGGATCCAGCCTATCAAGGTCCCTGTGCAGACCACTCCTATGTTCCCTCAGATCAAAACTCACATCCAGCTTGGTGACATCTGCAAAGATATCCTTGGTTCCAAGGGTGCCCtcaatgtcacaatggccctttggttACACTGGGCCCTGCACTGTCCCactggtctccttggttccatgggccccaAAATGTGacaatggactccttggttccatgtggcttcacagtgtcacaatgttaTTATTGGTGCTGCAGTTTCACAgaggccccttggttccatgggtCCCAGAGTGTCCCAATATTCCCTTGCTTCCAGGAGGCCTGGGGTTTTAGAGAACAAACTCCAGGCGTGAGTTCACCTGGTGTagacaatttatcatctggCAACACAAGGTCATAGAgtgggctatgacatcacagagtgggaTATGTAAGGTCATGGAGAAGCTATGACACCATAGGCCATATATTTGACATCACAGGGCAGAGGTCTAACATCATAAAGCAGACTATGACCTcacagaggaggctgtgacatcccggaggggctgtgtgacatcccagcagggctgtgtcaggtcactgggttggtcactctgccccagctccccctcacagtttctcccaacaagtTCAATGCTGTTCATGCTCAGTGGGGTCCTTGTCCTCTGGgatcccacctggagccacagcctccaccaaaggatgttccacaggatccaccccagagcctgacatggggacaaggggccagggctgtgtgaccaggacatcaaggatgtggattatccaggtcactgtggccgGGTTTGGgttgcccagggcaggaaagatgtctggcagctggagcagggtctggcaagggcctccaaggtgggactggagcccttgggctgtgagaagaggctgagggagctgggctggtccagcccagagcagggaaggctgaggagctcctcatcccagcctggcagtgccagcaaggagctgatggaaaacacagagccaggctcttcaccaGGGGGCCTGgtgggagacaaaagccaatgggtggaaggggaaagaggagagatcagccaggacaggaggaaatgaaatgagtcaggctgatttcagcatttcctcccaCCAAAAGCAGCCTGACCTCCCATCTCCAtccaccactgacagctttgcaaatcaggaattgttggaACAGTTTTGCCCGCACTCCAGGATGACCATCCTGACACAAGAacttaattgtgtttatatctatcacagaaccaGGTTTGTCTGAAAGtaattttagtatggaaatcactTGCGAATGGAGGACTCATCAGAAACTGCTGGGACATTGCATATGGCTCAGGGAAGAGCGTGATTGTTAATTAATTGTGTCCTGTTCAACTGTGGTCTTttggccatgaagagaaacttcCAGTGCCTCTGAGTCTCATCAGTTCCTGGTCCctcaaaggacacaaacctgatgagttgtggCTCCCACTCCAGTGGCTGCACTTGgacctccctccatccccagagcagagctcccttgcCCCAGAAAgtccctggcaatgcagggatgaaggaaacaggacaggctgtggggatcaggggcagggcagggccagggatttggggtggttgtgagcccagggcaggatccGGTCCTTGGCCTTGGTGAACCTCATCCCATTGTCCTGGGCCCAtggctccagcctgtccagatccctctgcagagcttcctgccctccagcacagccacactgccACCCAGCTTGGGCTCCCCTGGGAACTGACTGAGGGTGCCCTCGATGGCCTCATCCAGAGCAGCAATAAAAAGATTGAACTTACCTGGCCGCACTCCTGAgtcctggggacagccctggatgtgactccattcctcagctgctcttagtgccaggggttggatgagggaaatggtggggagaGGGTGGGGACAAAGTGTGATTGATCTTCAGCCATGAAGTGTCTTAATTTTCATATCTGCTCAAACTTCATTaggaggggct
The nucleotide sequence above comes from Ammospiza caudacuta isolate bAmmCau1 chromosome 11, bAmmCau1.pri, whole genome shotgun sequence. Encoded proteins:
- the LOC131562628 gene encoding olfactory receptor 143-like — translated: MGAELDVKISYTGCAAQLFFFLFFISAEYFLLTIISHDRYMSVCKPLSSVLYSVVPPAPNPLIYSRRNQELKAAHSHTATQLGLPWELTEGALDGLIQSSNKKIELTWPHS